A DNA window from Setaria viridis chromosome 2, Setaria_viridis_v4.0, whole genome shotgun sequence contains the following coding sequences:
- the LOC117844485 gene encoding SKP1-like protein 1, producing the protein MITLRSTDGEERSMSAAAEKLSVVLSNMIEDDCAYNVVIPLERSATVARTLDTVIQYCVKHADEPVHDSNPSTAGGSSSVVVTAVPEDLEEWDRKFVEGLSADDLYDLLLAANHLSIQGLINVVCQRATDMIKGKTTQQIRDTFNLPNDLIRRTRRSCTSSTPGSSTSRILRTHFVLCSSISLDLPA; encoded by the coding sequence ATGATCACCCTGCGGAGCACGGACGGGGAGGAGCGTTccatgtcggcggcggcggagaagctgtCAGTAGTCCTCAGCAACATGATCGAGGATGACTGCGCGTACAACGTCGTCATCCCGCTCGAACGCTCCGCCACCGTCGCGAGGACTCTGGACACGGTGATCCAGTACTGCGTCAAGCACGCCGACGAGCCCGTCCACGACTCCAACCCCAGCACcgcgggcggcagcagcagcgtcgTCGTCACAGCGGTGCCCGAGGACCTGGAGGAGTGGGATCGCAAGTTCGTCGAGGGCCTCAGCGCGGACGACCTGTAtgacctcctcctcgccgccaacCACCTCAGCATCCAGGGGCTCATCAACGTCGTCTGCCAGAGGGCCACCGACATGATCAAGGGCAAGACCACCCAGCAGATCCGCGACACCTTCAACCTCCCCAACGACCTTATCCGGCGGACGAGGCGAAGTTGCACCAGCAGCACGCCTGGGTCATCGACTAGTAGGATTCTTCGAACCCACTTTGTGCTCTGCTCTAGCATCTCACTAGATCTGCCGGCCTAG